The Deinococcus radiotolerans DNA segment GGGTTGGGAGGCGATCAGGATGCGGGCCACGGGGCCTCCTGGTGGCTCAGCCAGCCCATCGTGAACGCGCGGGCCAGCGCCGGCTGGATGGACGGCGCCAGCAGCGCGCGCAGCGCTCCGTCCCGCAGGTGCCCGCCGAGTCCTCTGGCGGGGCGGCCGAAGAGCATGTTGAACTCCGCCTGACGCGCGGCCAGCCGCGCGAGCTGCCGGCGCCGGCGCTCGTAGCGGCGCAGCGCCGGTTCCGCTGCGGCGCGGTCCACGGCCGCCTCAGGCAGCAGCGGCGCGAGCGCGGCGGCGTCCAGCCAGCCCAGCGTCATGCCCTGCCCGCCGATCGGACTGACCTCATGCGCCGCGTCCCCAATGAGAAGGACCCGGCCCGCGACTAGCCGCCGCGCCAGGTGCCGCCCGACCCCGAAGGCACTCAGCATGCTGCAGTCGCCGGCCGGCAGGGCGAAGCCCGTGCGCGCCCGCACGAGTGCCGCGAGGTCCGGCGCCTGCGCGCCGCGCCAGAGCGCCCCGGTGCGCGCCACCCAGCGGCGCCGCTGACCGGGCAGCGGAAAAGCTTCCACCACGCCGCCCGAGCCCAGAAAAATGGCCGCCGCGTCCCGGAAGGCGGTCGTGTCCGGAAAATCGCCCATCAGGTACGTGTCCGCGTACGCGCCGCCCGGGAAGTCGATGCCGCAGAGGTCACGCACGCGGCTGCGGGTGCCGTCCGCCCCCACGACCACGCGCGCCGTCCACTCCTGCACGCGGCCACCCGAGCGGGCCGTCACCTGCACGTGCGGGCCCACGTCACGCAGCGCCTGAACCTCCACGCCGCGACGTAGCGTGCCCGGGGCGAGCTGCGCCAGGCGGCGCTCAAGGAGCCCCTCGGTCTCCTGCTGCGGCAGCGAAAGGATGAAGGGATAGCGGGCCGACGCGCCCTGAAAACTCAGCTCACCCAGCAGGTGCCCGTCCCCCCGAACCTGCCCCCGGCGGATGGGCACGCCCCGCTCGAGGAACGCCGCCGTCAGGTCCAGCGCCTCGAAGGCCTGCAGGGCCGGCGGGTGGATGCCGATGGCGCGCGAATGCGTGCTGGGCGCCGTCCGCTGTTCCAGGACCGCGAAGTTCAGGCCCCGCTGCGCCAGCAGGCACCCGAGGTACAGGCCCACCGGGCCCCCCCCGACGACCAGCACGTCAAGCATGAACGCTCTGGTACGTCAGCAGGTGCCGGAAGGGAAAGAGCGGCTGCACCTGCCAGCCGGGGGGCGCCAGGGCCGCGAGTTCAGCGCGGGTAAAGCTGCGCCGGATGGACAGGGGACCGTCCTCGCGGATGAACGTGCCGGGGAACGCCAGGCTCAGCGGGGTAAAGAGCCGGTAGGCCAGGGCGCTGCGCGTGAGGTCACTGTGCAGCACTCGCCCCCGG contains these protein-coding regions:
- a CDS encoding FAD-dependent oxidoreductase; translation: MLDVLVVGGGPVGLYLGCLLAQRGLNFAVLEQRTAPSTHSRAIGIHPPALQAFEALDLTAAFLERGVPIRRGQVRGDGHLLGELSFQGASARYPFILSLPQQETEGLLERRLAQLAPGTLRRGVEVQALRDVGPHVQVTARSGGRVQEWTARVVVGADGTRSRVRDLCGIDFPGGAYADTYLMGDFPDTTAFRDAAAIFLGSGGVVEAFPLPGQRRRWVARTGALWRGAQAPDLAALVRARTGFALPAGDCSMLSAFGVGRHLARRLVAGRVLLIGDAAHEVSPIGGQGMTLGWLDAAALAPLLPEAAVDRAAAEPALRRYERRRRQLARLAARQAEFNMLFGRPARGLGGHLRDGALRALLAPSIQPALARAFTMGWLSHQEAPWPAS